Proteins from a genomic interval of Paenibacillus sp. RC334:
- a CDS encoding glycosyltransferase family 2 protein, which produces MSLTSIIIPTYNGLHLLKPCIEAIRTHTTDVPYEIIVADNASNDGTDDFCEAERLISIRLPENRGFPAACNQGLRLASGDQLVILNNDVTVTRGWLSNMLVALRSQSTVGLVGPVTNYVSGTQQIDGLAGDLDSCLQFAEQNNASNPSRWQEVKRLVGFCLMFRRELMERIGLLDERFNPGHYEDDDYCLRARVHGYKLLMCSDCFVYHQGSASFSRSESAWVEELIERNYRLFMDKWNIDPRAFIETGNSGALGTEHAVEGGRKI; this is translated from the coding sequence ATGAGTCTGACGAGCATTATTATTCCGACCTATAACGGTTTGCATCTGCTCAAGCCGTGTATTGAGGCGATTCGGACACATACGACAGATGTGCCTTATGAAATTATTGTTGCGGACAACGCTTCAAATGACGGAACGGATGATTTTTGTGAAGCCGAGCGGCTGATCAGCATCCGTCTCCCCGAAAACCGGGGTTTTCCGGCAGCTTGTAATCAAGGGCTTCGGCTGGCTTCGGGTGATCAGCTCGTCATTTTGAATAATGATGTGACGGTTACACGGGGATGGTTATCCAATATGCTGGTTGCATTGCGGAGCCAAAGCACAGTGGGACTGGTGGGACCAGTGACGAATTATGTTAGCGGTACTCAGCAGATTGACGGATTAGCAGGGGATCTGGATAGCTGTCTCCAGTTTGCAGAGCAGAATAATGCAAGTAATCCGTCCAGATGGCAGGAGGTCAAGCGGCTGGTCGGGTTTTGTCTGATGTTCCGGCGTGAGCTGATGGAACGGATCGGATTACTGGATGAACGGTTTAACCCCGGGCATTATGAGGATGACGATTATTGTCTGCGCGCACGTGTACATGGCTACAAGCTGTTGATGTGCAGTGACTGTTTTGTCTATCACCAGGGGAGTGCGAGCTTTTCACGCTCGGAATCTGCCTGGGTCGAAGAGTTGATTGAGCGGAATTATCGTTTGTTTATGGACAAATGGAACATAGACCCCAGAGCGTTTATTGAGACTGGAAATAGCGGAGCTTTAGGCACTGAACATGCTGTCGAAGGAGGAAGGAAGATATGA
- a CDS encoding sugar phosphate nucleotidyltransferase, whose product MKGVILAGGTGSRLHPLTSLLNKHLLPVGKYPMIVYGIERLRQAGITDMLLIIGKQSAGLYTDFLGSGSNYGVQLTYRIQEKAGGIAEALELAKSYMEPGEKFTVLLGDNLFKEDLGPVIERFGQQPPGSARVLLKKVADAHRYGVPVFDPERPESIARIEEKPQHPQSRYCVTGIYMYDTTVFDKIRQITPSARGELEITDVNNCYAAEGKLEYDILRRYWSDAGTFDSLQEAGAKMKGLLP is encoded by the coding sequence ATGAAAGGGGTTATTCTCGCAGGAGGAACCGGATCGCGCCTTCATCCGTTGACTTCATTACTCAACAAGCATCTGCTTCCGGTCGGCAAGTATCCCATGATCGTGTATGGTATCGAAAGACTGCGACAGGCGGGAATTACCGATATGCTTCTTATTATTGGCAAACAATCGGCCGGGCTGTACACCGATTTTCTGGGTAGTGGCAGCAATTATGGTGTCCAACTGACGTACCGGATTCAGGAAAAGGCGGGCGGCATTGCGGAAGCACTGGAACTGGCGAAAAGCTACATGGAGCCAGGAGAAAAATTCACTGTTTTGCTGGGTGATAATTTGTTCAAGGAAGATCTGGGACCTGTTATTGAACGGTTCGGGCAGCAGCCTCCGGGGAGCGCCAGAGTATTGTTAAAAAAGGTGGCAGATGCCCATCGCTACGGAGTACCCGTGTTTGATCCCGAGCGGCCGGAGAGCATTGCGCGGATTGAAGAAAAGCCGCAGCATCCCCAGTCCAGATATTGTGTAACTGGCATCTACATGTATGATACCACCGTGTTCGATAAGATCCGGCAAATTACGCCTTCGGCGCGTGGTGAGCTTGAAATCACGGATGTTAACAACTGTTATGCGGCTGAGGGCAAGCTTGAATACGATATTTTGCGGCGGTATTGGAGCGATGCGGGGACCTTCGATTCCCTTCAGGAAGCCGGGGCAAAAATGAAAGGGCTTCTGCCCTGA
- a CDS encoding glycosyltransferase, with product MTISTTGPFDPATTSWEKGRAAGISDGYDEGYLRGRANAILTRTKAVFPFRQIHVLYVVSGKGLPYSPLDEAVITTLQSMTAQVTVTDPRQPVGGIAAQLRPNLVLALDGMDLPLEQVEAVRQLGIPTAIWLTDDPYYTDTTTQIVPHYDHVFTLELNCIEMYRQLGCPSVHYLPFAAFLTQYFPLSSPASVRREIGFTGSAYWNRIYFFNPIMPQLMARNIKINGIWWDRLPDYQSYGDKIEIGRWMSPVETNDTYNGSKIVINLHRSHQDDSVNNNALKIPGASPNPRTFEISACGTLQLTDTRDDLAHFYKPGEEIETYSSQQELLEKIEFYLTHEKERREIALRALERTLREHTYGHRIDQLLSIVFP from the coding sequence ATGACGATATCTACGACAGGACCGTTTGACCCGGCCACAACTTCCTGGGAAAAGGGGAGAGCTGCGGGAATCAGTGACGGTTACGACGAAGGCTATTTGCGCGGGCGCGCCAATGCGATTCTTACCCGGACGAAGGCGGTCTTTCCTTTTCGACAAATCCATGTACTGTATGTAGTCTCCGGTAAAGGTCTTCCCTATTCTCCACTGGATGAAGCGGTTATTACCACATTGCAAAGTATGACGGCTCAGGTTACTGTAACCGACCCGCGTCAGCCCGTAGGTGGTATCGCTGCTCAGCTCCGTCCGAATCTGGTGCTGGCGCTGGATGGGATGGACCTTCCACTGGAGCAGGTGGAAGCGGTGCGTCAGTTGGGCATTCCGACCGCCATCTGGCTAACGGATGATCCCTATTACACGGACACGACGACCCAAATTGTCCCGCATTATGACCATGTGTTCACGCTAGAGCTGAATTGCATTGAAATGTACCGTCAGCTTGGCTGCCCATCTGTACATTACTTGCCCTTTGCGGCATTTCTGACTCAATATTTCCCGCTTAGCTCTCCCGCTTCTGTACGGCGTGAAATCGGGTTTACCGGCTCGGCCTACTGGAATCGCATCTATTTCTTTAATCCGATTATGCCGCAGCTCATGGCTCGTAATATTAAAATCAACGGAATCTGGTGGGATCGTCTCCCTGATTATCAATCGTACGGAGACAAAATCGAGATAGGCCGCTGGATGTCTCCGGTCGAGACGAATGATACGTATAATGGCAGCAAAATTGTCATTAATCTTCATCGTTCGCATCAGGATGATTCAGTGAATAACAATGCGCTGAAAATTCCGGGGGCGTCGCCGAATCCGCGCACGTTCGAAATTTCTGCCTGCGGCACCTTGCAACTGACCGACACACGGGATGATCTGGCTCATTTTTACAAGCCGGGAGAAGAGATCGAGACGTACAGTTCCCAACAGGAGCTGCTGGAGAAGATTGAGTTTTATTTGACGCACGAAAAGGAACGCCGTGAGATTGCCTTGCGTGCTCTGGAACGGACACTGCGTGAGCACACGTATGGTCACCGGATTGACCAGCTGCTGTCGATCGTATTTCCATAA
- a CDS encoding restriction endonuclease subunit S, which produces MSREKAMIHMLDAASKMQWNVSMILEAKAVEAEKMRNWTLNHLEPHAFDTDEEQLGRPLEIHEQMVEMLEGLTRLQTGLCSNLKALLDQDEQQGGGLEGMMGGMGPGDMS; this is translated from the coding sequence ATGAGTAGGGAAAAAGCAATGATTCATATGCTGGACGCAGCTTCCAAAATGCAATGGAATGTGTCCATGATCCTGGAGGCCAAGGCGGTAGAAGCCGAAAAAATGCGTAATTGGACGCTGAACCATCTGGAGCCTCACGCATTTGACACGGATGAAGAACAATTGGGACGGCCTTTGGAAATTCATGAGCAGATGGTGGAAATGCTGGAGGGTTTAACCCGGCTTCAAACCGGACTATGCAGTAATCTCAAGGCATTACTGGATCAGGATGAGCAGCAGGGTGGCGGATTGGAAGGGATGATGGGAGGAATGGGACCGGGGGATATGAGCTAA
- the wecB gene encoding UDP-N-acetylglucosamine 2-epimerase (non-hydrolyzing): MKILTVLGTRPEIIRLSLIIPKLDRHADQHVLVHTGQNYTESLSGQFFRELGLRAPDYVLQEKAGTLGKQLSAMYSQMEDILNKERPDHVLLLGDTNSALCALLAERMGYPVVHMEAGNRCYDLDVPEEKNRRVIDAISTINMPYTEQSKQHLIREGFPSQQIVLTGNPIYEVMQHYEKEVSGSDILKKLGLSPGQYFLVTAHRAENVDHPPHLLAILDGLNRVAQQSGQRVICSIHPRTAARIASHPPIELDPLVEFHEPFGFFDFVLLERHARCALTDSGTVQEECCIMGVPTVTMRRTTERPETVDCGSNIVSGLDGEVIANAVVLMTGMKHKWQCPAGYLAEDVSDKVVKFLLGGKRHV, encoded by the coding sequence ATGAAAATATTGACCGTGCTCGGCACAAGACCGGAAATTATACGGCTCAGCCTGATCATTCCGAAGCTGGATCGCCATGCAGACCAGCATGTGCTTGTGCATACGGGCCAAAATTACACGGAAAGCCTGAGCGGGCAATTCTTCCGCGAACTGGGGCTGCGTGCCCCAGATTATGTGCTTCAGGAGAAGGCGGGAACGCTGGGCAAACAGTTGTCTGCCATGTACTCGCAGATGGAGGATATTTTAAACAAGGAGCGCCCGGATCATGTGCTGCTGCTCGGCGATACGAACAGCGCCCTGTGCGCCTTGCTTGCGGAACGTATGGGCTACCCGGTCGTGCATATGGAGGCGGGGAACCGCTGCTACGATCTGGATGTGCCGGAAGAGAAGAATCGCCGCGTCATTGACGCGATTTCTACGATTAATATGCCGTATACGGAGCAAAGCAAGCAGCATCTAATACGGGAAGGCTTTCCGAGCCAACAAATTGTATTGACTGGAAACCCGATTTACGAAGTGATGCAGCATTACGAGAAAGAGGTGTCCGGCAGCGACATTTTGAAGAAGCTGGGACTGTCGCCAGGGCAATATTTCCTGGTAACCGCCCACAGAGCCGAAAATGTCGACCATCCGCCACATTTGCTGGCTATTCTGGATGGCCTGAATCGGGTAGCACAGCAGTCCGGACAGCGGGTCATTTGCAGTATTCATCCTCGCACCGCCGCTCGTATCGCGAGCCATCCGCCGATCGAGCTTGATCCGCTGGTGGAATTCCATGAGCCGTTCGGTTTTTTTGACTTCGTACTGCTGGAGCGGCATGCCCGCTGCGCTTTGACGGACAGCGGCACCGTACAGGAGGAATGCTGCATCATGGGTGTGCCGACGGTCACGATGCGCCGGACGACGGAACGGCCGGAAACCGTAGATTGTGGCAGCAATATCGTGTCCGGGTTGGATGGAGAGGTTATAGCGAACGCAGTAGTCTTAATGACCGGGATGAAGCATAAGTGGCAGTGTCCCGCAGGTTATCTGGCGGAGGATGTGTCAGATAAGGTAGTCAAATTTTTGCTTGGAGGGAAACGGCATGTTTGA
- a CDS encoding glycosyltransferase, producing MKRLSIKRKHSKRLSKKGYWAGYKRGREQGSRLGQASFGKVFEGVSIIIPSYNQLHRLRTCIDRIEENTSCPHEIIVVDCGSTDGTRTYLLRKSIAVRYALLQKDVHLTGSLNQGLMMAKGTTIVVLDPNALVTPDWLDRLLECLHSDPRIGVVGPVTNGPFGEQQIEAPYTNENEARLFAISHNVSNPAAWRETKSLAGFCLLLSRETLEKTGYWDEGCHSGQEADADWLLRVRLLGTRLAIAGDAFIHCTESDRDTAYASPQTTGEGGLMEESSRNRSFFVRKWGDADKLLHSLKFGTAAELDSQISPTKSRHVSAATFYPIGALVQGPSGAIYRLEPGGRRLLHGVRDAGGEDVAPVRVSQLDLMALPLVPKPEVTIPGDYDPVNEISPLASLVPEEAVPVLAAPELENMPVLPTLNIPAQRMRWIEVLYVEGGQLYQIGNGWKRSFLTPYAAMSWLAADYRIRLVSPGDLSDLAEEQPIIAPPVLHGHL from the coding sequence ATGAAACGCCTGAGTATAAAAAGGAAACACAGCAAGCGGCTCAGTAAGAAAGGCTATTGGGCGGGATATAAAAGGGGTCGGGAGCAAGGCAGCAGATTGGGCCAGGCTTCGTTCGGCAAAGTCTTTGAAGGCGTCAGTATTATCATTCCGTCCTATAATCAGCTTCATCGTCTTCGCACCTGTATTGATCGTATTGAGGAAAATACAAGCTGTCCGCATGAAATCATCGTGGTGGATTGCGGCTCAACGGACGGGACACGCACCTATCTGCTGCGTAAAAGCATCGCTGTGCGTTACGCGCTACTCCAAAAGGATGTCCATTTGACAGGCAGCTTGAATCAGGGACTGATGATGGCGAAAGGCACGACCATTGTGGTGCTGGACCCAAATGCGCTGGTAACGCCAGACTGGCTGGATCGACTGCTAGAGTGCTTGCACAGTGATCCACGTATTGGTGTCGTCGGACCTGTAACGAACGGTCCGTTCGGAGAGCAACAGATTGAGGCACCTTATACGAACGAAAATGAAGCACGTCTTTTCGCCATTTCTCATAATGTTTCCAATCCGGCTGCATGGCGGGAAACCAAAAGCCTGGCCGGATTTTGTTTACTGCTGAGCAGAGAGACGCTGGAAAAGACGGGGTACTGGGACGAAGGCTGTCACAGCGGTCAGGAAGCAGATGCAGATTGGCTGCTGCGTGTACGCTTGTTGGGGACACGTCTGGCCATTGCGGGAGATGCTTTTATCCATTGCACAGAAAGTGATCGGGATACGGCTTATGCCTCTCCCCAGACGACCGGAGAAGGCGGTTTGATGGAGGAAAGCAGCCGGAACCGATCCTTTTTTGTACGAAAATGGGGGGATGCGGATAAGCTGCTCCACAGCCTGAAATTCGGCACAGCAGCAGAGCTGGACAGCCAGATATCGCCAACCAAGTCCAGACACGTGTCGGCGGCAACCTTTTATCCCATTGGAGCGCTCGTTCAGGGACCGTCTGGTGCAATATATCGGCTGGAGCCGGGGGGAAGGCGGCTTCTGCATGGAGTCAGGGATGCAGGAGGCGAAGACGTTGCCCCGGTCAGGGTATCACAGCTTGATCTAATGGCGCTTCCGTTGGTGCCAAAGCCAGAGGTTACGATTCCCGGCGATTATGATCCTGTAAACGAGATTTCGCCTCTCGCATCCCTTGTGCCAGAGGAAGCTGTTCCGGTGCTGGCGGCTCCGGAACTGGAGAACATGCCCGTGTTGCCCACACTTAATATCCCGGCTCAACGCATGCGATGGATTGAGGTCCTTTATGTCGAAGGCGGGCAACTGTATCAAATCGGGAACGGCTGGAAAAGATCGTTCCTTACCCCCTATGCCGCCATGAGCTGGCTGGCGGCTGATTACCGGATTCGGTTGGTGTCCCCCGGAGATTTGTCGGATTTGGCGGAGGAGCAGCCCATTATTGCGCCACCTGTGCTGCACGGGCATTTGTAA
- a CDS encoding glycosyltransferase: MMLFSHVSNVRSITGAEKLLLQFCVDIRTYFDCILVTPGEGRLTTIARKRGITVQIQNLPMLHGMYTPYEGLAQDAENLRNHASYAPLLQLLQQARPDVVLVNTCVNVMPAMASHESNIPVVWKITEVINQNEHTPVSVSIIERYSRWVIGISQAVLRPLHGAGLTRPHTVLSPCRDMDMPPHKEHVLQRKRKREKLGLKESHICIGYISSFICEAKGLLPFVQMALKLCETNSSCRFWIIGSSVDSEYYVKCVSLIRKSRYSRRFQFSSFEESVSTAYSAMDMVVIPSMVEEGFGLTALEGLVYGKPVVAFAQGGLVELMEATGNTEFLVEPGNSDMLAEKVGYLLNHPEEVERIGVRNHSAATRVYGSDSYQNNLHVMASQWVCHDPQWFPLIQQPGGPVWTREGEGLRQVIAIPEACTSAIREFPESLVGQLPVLGLPPIEYAAIPGLPQPPPPVPELQPDLHHGKRGIRARWPAARKQSRPRKRKGKSNASSRSYRINWFPLSGLLPKSKSRQKPRLKRKLKRKHKLKPVSRRPHPHKRKRLTLKAGRHKKQRSG, translated from the coding sequence ATGATGCTATTCAGCCATGTCAGCAATGTCCGCAGCATTACGGGAGCGGAGAAGCTGTTATTGCAATTTTGTGTAGACATTCGTACGTACTTCGACTGCATTCTGGTGACGCCCGGTGAAGGGCGGCTGACCACGATTGCCCGCAAGCGCGGGATTACCGTCCAAATTCAGAACCTGCCCATGCTGCACGGCATGTATACCCCGTATGAGGGATTGGCGCAAGATGCGGAGAATTTGCGAAACCATGCTTCGTACGCACCGTTGCTTCAGTTGCTACAGCAAGCGCGTCCAGATGTGGTGCTGGTCAATACCTGTGTGAACGTCATGCCCGCGATGGCTTCCCATGAGTCGAATATTCCAGTGGTCTGGAAAATAACCGAAGTCATTAACCAGAATGAGCATACACCTGTCTCGGTCTCCATCATCGAGCGTTACAGCCGATGGGTCATCGGTATTTCGCAAGCCGTCTTGAGGCCTTTGCACGGGGCGGGGCTGACACGTCCGCATACGGTGTTGTCTCCTTGTCGGGATATGGATATGCCGCCGCACAAAGAGCATGTACTGCAACGGAAACGCAAACGTGAAAAGCTGGGGTTGAAGGAATCGCATATCTGTATTGGTTATATTTCTTCCTTTATCTGCGAAGCCAAAGGACTGTTACCTTTTGTTCAAATGGCTCTGAAGCTGTGTGAAACGAATTCGAGCTGCCGCTTCTGGATCATCGGCAGCTCGGTGGACTCGGAATATTACGTGAAATGCGTTTCTTTAATCCGCAAATCCCGTTACAGCCGCCGATTCCAGTTCAGCTCATTTGAGGAATCTGTATCCACCGCATATAGCGCGATGGATATGGTTGTCATCCCGAGCATGGTGGAGGAAGGCTTTGGTCTGACGGCACTGGAGGGGCTGGTTTACGGAAAGCCGGTTGTGGCCTTTGCGCAGGGCGGACTGGTGGAGCTGATGGAGGCGACCGGAAATACTGAGTTTTTGGTAGAGCCGGGAAACAGCGATATGCTGGCTGAAAAAGTGGGCTATCTGCTCAATCATCCCGAGGAAGTGGAACGGATTGGTGTACGGAACCACAGCGCGGCTACACGTGTATACGGGTCTGATTCCTACCAAAACAACCTGCACGTCATGGCCAGCCAATGGGTGTGTCATGATCCGCAGTGGTTCCCGCTGATTCAGCAGCCGGGTGGTCCGGTATGGACGCGGGAGGGAGAAGGGCTACGTCAGGTCATCGCTATACCGGAGGCATGTACCAGCGCTATTCGAGAATTTCCCGAATCGCTGGTTGGCCAACTGCCTGTGCTCGGTCTGCCACCTATCGAGTATGCAGCCATTCCGGGCTTGCCACAGCCACCCCCTCCTGTACCGGAGCTACAGCCAGACCTGCATCATGGCAAGCGTGGCATTCGAGCGAGATGGCCAGCGGCCCGCAAGCAAAGCAGACCCCGCAAGCGCAAGGGTAAGAGCAACGCCAGCAGCAGGAGCTATCGCATTAACTGGTTTCCGCTGTCAGGGCTTCTGCCGAAATCCAAGTCCAGACAGAAACCCAGGTTGAAGCGGAAGCTCAAACGAAAACACAAGCTCAAGCCTGTGTCGAGGCGTCCGCATCCGCACAAGCGGAAGCGGCTAACGCTCAAGGCTGGACGCCACAAAAAACAACGGTCCGGGTGA
- a CDS encoding DUF3880 domain-containing protein, which yields MKDVNDQRSGNEREAYRCGYREGRRMGGCTAALSQVVATVPAVRHLKVLYIPQGFAAIDTGVQEALSQICSEFIIGTPARMLADAEAHRPELVLVMNGLHVFPPDHLEQVQQIRGLGIRTAIWFVDDPYFTEDTALICQSYDVVFTHEMSCLPFYRDQGVAKVHYLPLAASARIFYPQRVEREHQHDICFIGNAFWNRVKLFDHLASFLADKRVLIVGGSWDRLTRRDVLERFIRPIFMEPEETAKYYNGSKIVINLHRPTDPGLDNRNTHQLSAESINPRTYEIAACGTLQMTDIRKDLSRYYRPGYDIETFGGVEELKVKLDYYLKHDWERERMAWRGLHTTMQKHLYTNRMEELLDKAMA from the coding sequence GTGAAGGATGTGAACGATCAACGAAGCGGGAATGAACGCGAAGCCTATCGATGTGGCTACCGGGAAGGACGCAGAATGGGGGGGTGCACGGCTGCTCTGTCACAGGTCGTGGCCACGGTGCCTGCTGTTCGCCATTTGAAAGTGCTGTATATCCCGCAAGGCTTCGCCGCAATAGACACAGGGGTACAAGAGGCATTAAGCCAAATATGCAGTGAATTCATCATCGGTACTCCTGCCAGAATGCTGGCTGACGCCGAAGCCCATCGACCCGAGCTCGTACTGGTCATGAACGGGCTGCATGTTTTTCCACCGGATCATCTGGAGCAGGTGCAGCAAATACGGGGCCTGGGTATTCGGACGGCCATATGGTTTGTAGATGATCCTTACTTTACGGAGGATACGGCGTTGATCTGCCAATCCTACGATGTTGTATTTACGCACGAGATGTCATGCCTGCCGTTTTATCGAGATCAGGGAGTGGCAAAGGTACATTATTTGCCGCTTGCTGCGTCAGCCCGGATCTTTTATCCCCAGCGGGTGGAGCGGGAGCACCAGCATGACATTTGCTTCATCGGGAATGCCTTCTGGAACCGCGTAAAGCTGTTTGACCACCTCGCTTCTTTTTTAGCGGATAAAAGGGTGCTGATCGTGGGTGGAAGCTGGGATCGGCTGACCCGTCGGGATGTGCTGGAACGATTTATCCGTCCAATCTTCATGGAGCCGGAGGAAACAGCCAAATATTATAACGGCTCCAAAATTGTTATCAATCTGCATCGTCCGACGGACCCCGGACTGGATAACCGGAATACACATCAGCTGTCGGCGGAGTCCATTAATCCCCGGACCTACGAAATTGCTGCCTGTGGCACGCTCCAGATGACGGACATTCGGAAGGATCTGAGCCGCTATTACCGACCGGGCTATGACATTGAAACCTTTGGTGGAGTAGAGGAGTTGAAGGTCAAGCTGGACTACTATCTCAAGCATGACTGGGAACGTGAACGCATGGCCTGGCGCGGGCTGCACACCACCATGCAAAAGCATCTGTACACAAATCGTATGGAAGAATTGCTGGACAAGGCGATGGCCTAA